GCAACAATACTGTCCAGTAAGTAATATTCTTGTATTGTTATTTGAAGGATTTACTTTTTAAATGActcaaaaaaaatctctctgcTCTTACTGGtactcatttttcattttctaccTTCTGTTGTGCTTTGTTGGCCTTCTGTGTTATCATCATTTACatgtatattaaaaattttggtgTGACGTCATCAGTGTCCTCTTAAAGTTGTTAATTATggattaaattttgaaaatgttttctaacTGCCAACTCCTGAGCAGTGGTGCTCTAATTTTATTAACAGgtcactttatttgtaattgtagGAGAGAGCCTCGCATTCTTTCAAAGTGAGCTAGGAGAACAAAAAAAGCTTGTAAGGAGTTTGCAAAAGAAATCGCTTTGGTCTAAAAATTTGGAAGAGGTATATAACTATGAGCACATGTTATTGTTTCTGAAGAGAGAAAACTGTGATATTTGGATACCTAGTATAAAAATTTAgtacattctcaaaaaaaaaaagtataaaaatttaGTATCAATTTGCTTGTAACAATTGTTTTTCAAGGTTGTTTGTGCTTCAACTTATAAATTTAACTGctattttttggtttgtttttgttgtacTCTGTGAATTCAATATTACACTACCTCGTTTGATGTAAATGGTAGTCAAGTATATATACCTATTGATTTAATATGAAACCAATCATAAAATAGAGGAAAGTGTCTAGATTATTCAGTCTCACTTTCCGTAGTACAGAGTACAGTATTTGTTTATCTTCGCAAAGTTACTCATTTTCGAGATTCTGTTGCTCATTGCAGATTATGCAGAAGCTTGTAGATGTTGTTACCTGTATACATCAAGCTTTTTGGGAAGCATTTGGAACTAGTGGTATAAAATCAACATCCTATAACAATAAATTGCCTCATAAATGTGATAAACATGGTGAAAGTGTTATTCATGATTTATTATTTCCTTCTCACTATTCCAAAGGACTTAGTGAGCTCATTGCTTGAACTTGACCCTATCAAATGCATGACTTATCATCTGAGTATGActcaacattttattttatggatttgtttttttctgAAGCAGTGAGTGTTAGGAGTACCACAAGATAGTACTTTGTTTGAAATAGAAGTCTCATACAGCCAAAGTGCAACATCTGCAAGGCAGAAAGTTGCAGGGTCTGTAGAAATTCTGTTACTGTGGGCAACTGGGTATTGTTTAGGCTTTAGGAGCATTTATCATATCCATTTTCAGGTATACAGATTATTCACCAATATTCCTAAATTTTCTCTAGACACTCTTGAATCTCTCAAGAATGTTCatctttttgctaaaaattgcTACAGCCTCTGCCTATTTCCAAGTATGCCCCAGTCATATAGGACATAATAGATTTGGTTTAATTGTGTTTTCCTTGCAATCTTTGTCTCTTACAACTATTTGGGCCCTAGTTTTACTACTGGCTCTGCCTATTGCCAATGTAATAGTTTTGGTCGAAATGTGTTTTTCCTCTTGGTTTGATGTCCTAATTAGAGAACTGTTGAACAAATTCAATGACCTGTCAGTTATTCCTTGCATGTGTTAAACTAATTTCTTATGTGAAATAAATCTGAATGTGGATTCCATTATATGCAATTGAATTTCGCTACGTtgattctttcttttaaaaaacatgGTTTTATGATTTCTTTGCAACATggcattatttttaaatttgctaGTGTCCATCCGCTATTGATTTTTCAGATCTCCTCAACTACATGTCATGAGGACAGTTTAAGACTTGTTGTCTTTGGAAGATGTGCTTCATTACTTGTAAAATTCTTATGGAGTTGTCATTTCATGGCAGGTACAGCATTGGTCAGGAAGGAACCTCATAAAGGTTCCGAAAGACTTGGTGAAGCTGGTGTTGCATTACACTATGCCAATGTAATCAATCAGATAAATATCATTGTAAGTAGAAATCTCCCCCTTTTGGTAATCAATTGTTCATATATTTGGTATAGATTTGccatgtatatgtatgtgaatgGAATGTTATATGCTAACAGGCATCTCGGCCAACTTCCCTTCCTCCGAATCTGAGAGACCAATTATATCGGGCATTGCCAACCAATGTTAAGACAGCTCTACGTTCCCGATTGCTTGCAGTTGATTCCAATGAACAGGTATATCCTCTGAAGAAAAACCGTTTCAATTTCTTGTACTTTTCtctaattaattcattttattgCTTCTTAGAAATTCAGCTTTAAGTGTCTTTCTTTGGTCACGTGGTGTATGCGTTTACACATTTTTGCAACTAACATTCTTCATTGCTTCACACTGTCTTTCTCTACAGCTCTCAATTTTTCAGGTCAAAGCTGAAATGGAAAAAACTCTTAAGTGGCTTGTTCCAGTTGCCACAAATACCATTAAGTAGGTTATACAAAGTGTtaatagggattttttttttctttacatgcCTAAAATCTACATGCTACCATTCCATTTCtggtataaatataattgtgtgttccaattttcaattctttttttcccctctttttccAGGGGttcttttctaaattttgagTATTGTTAAGAGTATTCCATTtaaatttatgctaattttccttttgtttctgTTGGTGACAGATCACATCAGGAATTCGGGTGGGTTGCACAATGGGCAAAAGATAGGTTAGTTAAAAGGCCTTTGTGTATGTGTGCATGCATGTGCCTGTTTGTGCTTGTGTTTCCAATAATGGAATATTTAATGGACGCATAATTCAATAGAATGATATTTAGTAGTGTTTGTTTTCATTTGACAGTTACGAGTTGGGCAAGAATTCAACCACACCCAGTAACATGACCCGCCTCCAGACTCTCTATTATGCGGATAAGCAGAAAGCAGATGAATACATTCTTGAACTGGTGACATTGCTTCACCGCGTGATCAGCTTAATAAGACGCAGAGATCATGGTTTCAAGCCTCAACCTTTGCGTTCTCCAACTCGTAAGGCGTTATATTTTCATTCCAAGATGCAGCATTTCCTGTCCATGAATTGTAGTTCTAAAATCCATGGAATTCAACTTTCTCAGGAAGATAGAAATTTGTTAGATGAGGTGATTGGAAGTCTGAGAGTGCCTGGAATCAGTAAAAGTCAGGAATTTGGTACGGCCAAGAAGAGTGAGACAACAGTGTGGCCTTTGAGCAGGAGCACAGGAAGTTCTCCAAGTAGGGAGTTGGGTGCCATACAAGACTTCAAGACTGATGTTAAGGATATAATGGATGGCCTAGAATATATATTCAGTGAGGCTTATTAAGGATATCATGGATGGcctagaatatatatatattcagtgaGGTTTCTTAATCGATATCCCCTTTCAGGCATTTTTTTCTTCACTcccaaaattatttattcatttgccTCCATCTCTTTATTCCGTGGCATTTTTGGCCAAATTCTCATTTCATCATGTATATCCCTGTATATGTGGGATCGTTGTAAGTAACtaagtatatgatatgataatTATATCACAATTTTTGTTTCTGGTTTCTCAAGTAGTAGCCCAATGGAATAAGAGATGGAGGCAGTCATACAGTTCAGCTTCAGAATTCAGTATCAATGTGAACTCTGGCAGTTTCTGACATCAACATTGTGAAAAAAAGATGTATAGacagtatataaaaaaaaaaacatttgctTTTCATTATGTTGTCTGTTTTGGTTATGATATAGCAATCTTTGTGCCATCTGATCATATTATCCCCTAAAACAATAATGAATAATTTCTAGAAGGCAAAAACTTGCATGAGATATCTTTTCCTCCTCCTCAAGGTCTTAGGGAAACGACATTGGGGTCACGAGGACCAGACCTATAGCGATTGAGTTGGACCTTTAGGCTCTCGTGTAAAGATgaaagataaatgaaaaaacaaaagaagtacGAAAGATTGAgattctaaccaaaaaaaaaaaaaaaaagaaagggaaacaTCGAGAATGAATCGTATTACAAGTCACGGTTTAGGGCTTTATCTAGTCTAataaagagaaaatgagaagcCTTTATTCTGAACATTAAGTTTAGGGAcacaaattttcacaacttcTTCACAATTATTGATGTGGCATATTGTGATTGGAGCATAATAAAAGTGGcataataataatgttatgAAACAAAAAGTTGTGTCCTTAACAATGCTCtcttaaaatttcataaacaaTGAACTTTACAAAATTAGCTCTTCCCAAAGGATTGGATATTATTGGAATTAAGGCTGCTTTTTATTGAAAAGGCTAGTCTTTAGAGATTACATTCTACAAAGATTTCCTATAAAGCATATGTTTAACCCTCTAGATGTCCTTAATTTAAGGATCTAATTCTAATTATTAAAGTGCCTATTGGAATAGGTTAAGCCTACTGCACTTTTTTTTACTGCTTCCATTGATTTTCACTTAGACCATAGTCCCGCCACAAATATGAAACCATGATTTTCCTATTCTATAGGTGGCGTTTGGATTCCACTGAagctgcgtctgcgttttcttttttttcttttttttttctcccgccgcagttgttgacccaatcttctgtgaacagtgcattcgtgcactgtttacggacccacaaatttcacttttcagcaactttttcattaaaaatgggtcccgcggtactattcacacattttaaaattattttgctacagtattttcagttttcagttttcagcaataagttctatccaaacggaccctatgtatttctttcttagtttttgtTCTACAATACTAACTATCTAATCTCATAGAATTCTCAACTGCTCCTACTTCACAATATCGGTTGCACCAACTTCATTGAGTTCATATAAAGCTCCCCTAATATATGCACATTCACCACATTTGCTCTGGAATTCATAGCAATGAAGACCTTTACGACCCACAAATTTCTCaccattttctctcttctcatcTTCCTCTTTTCCTCTCTGTTTCCTTCTCAATCTTTGTCCCCTGCAGGTACAATTCTAAGAATTACAAAACAACAAGTCCTTGCCAGCCTCCAACCGAGTCATGAAACCACACCAACGTCTAGCTCATCCCAGCTTTTCCTCACTTCCCCTTCAGGACACTATGCGGCCTATCTCCTAAGAGAAACATCCAATGGTGCTGGAGGCTTTGGAAGTGACTTTTGTTACATCCGAGTCCAAGAAAGCAGTGTGATTATTTGGGTATCCAAATGTGCTTCTATAAGCAACATTAACACATGCAGCCTAGTTTTTTCAGATGTGGGACTTGAAATACTTGATGGGAGTCGATCTGCAT
This genomic stretch from Castanea sativa cultivar Marrone di Chiusa Pesio chromosome 1, ASM4071231v1 harbors:
- the LOC142631092 gene encoding protein PSK SIMULATOR 2-like isoform X1 is translated as MGGLCPGGTVKQNPKDTWDYTDTTKTTKQEGPDWNSNHIIKTTKPNSPLPEPKWRRPKLPSDSKPSTPPRIKPTPTQPTPSTPTRPWIIPKVIFKKGTSRGSTISILAFEVANTIVKGVNLLHSLSKGNIQVLKKEILHSDGVRQLVSTDMKELLSFVAADKRQEFEVFSREVIRFGDQCKDSRWHKLDRYFSTLDSDYPSHKQHKVDAETTIKELTALAQHTSELYREQQAFERFEHDFRGKIEEAESSNLPRGGESLAFFQSELGEQKKLVRSLQKKSLWSKNLEEIMQKLVDVVTCIHQAFWEAFGTSGTALVRKEPHKGSERLGEAGVALHYANVINQINIIASRPTSLPPNLRDQLYRALPTNVKTALRSRLLAVDSNEQLSIFQVKAEMEKTLKWLVPVATNTIKSHQEFGWVAQWAKDSYELGKNSTTPSNMTRLQTLYYADKQKADEYILELVTLLHRVISLIRRRDHGFKPQPLRSPTRKALYFHSKMQHFLSMNCSSKIHGIQLSQEDRNLLDEVIGSLRVPGISKSQEFGTAKKSETTVWPLSRSTGSSPSRELGAIQDFKTDVKDIMDGLEYIFSEAY